Below is a window of Gossypium hirsutum isolate 1008001.06 chromosome A12, Gossypium_hirsutum_v2.1, whole genome shotgun sequence DNA.
ttttgaagtcaaaaaattattCTACCACTGTCAATGTGAGTATTTGAACAAACAAGTCCGTTAGGCCAAGGAATGATCAGTGTCCGATTGGGCATACCAATGAAATTAGGTGGATAACCCCTTTTAAACtgtttaatttaacataaaatttttatcatttgccAAATTGATTTGTTGTCTCTTATAGTTAGGTTACAACTTACAACTatctaatttaattatcttttcaatAGGACTACAAATGACCATCAACAAATATTGCTTGTACTATGCCTCAAAAGACTTGATAAGCAAATCCACATAATTACATTCAAAGAATATGGTTGGGTAGTATTAAACATGGACAGCCATGGTTAAACAATTAGATATTGTCCAAGCATAATTCAAGGATCTTCCAACAAAATTTTTGTGTAGTCTTCCATCGAATATAacataatcatataataattattatcgACATCTATTAATCGCATACTCTACTTTGATTTCTATAAAACgtgaattttgttaaattcaattttcctctaataatttgataattatagTTCTAATCATACTCTAATCCTTtagaaaataaaatctaattgaaaaattacaagtagATATTTAATCCACCAGTTATGTAATAACATCCCATTTTAACCACTTAAAATCATCATCCTTCATGTTCCCTTCAGTAGGAGTATTTCCTTTCAAATTAATGAGAAAAATGTACTTAAGCAAAGCCCTATCTTCTTGTAGTGAATCAAGAGCCATTCCCTTTTCATTGGGAGGATTATCTTCACATAATCAAACCTTTTGTCATGGTTCAAAATCTTCATGTAAGGATGAAAGGTTGATTAATATTACTTTTGCCACTAGAACCAAAATTCATGATCTTTAGTCCTTAAGTTAGTGGTGCAATTCAGTATTTTCGTATTTAAGCTTCATTTGGATGAGTGACGAGGTTGGTTATTGTAACAAGCCAGTAATTGGATATGTGTTTGAGTTCAAATGAAACAATGTCAATgagataaaaatgaaaataatcatTAAGTATATTAATCAAAAGATGtattattacattatttttatgtatctttaataattttaaattataaaatattttatgttttaagtttatttaaatattttaattaattaaatagacctatttattattttaactaataaattaaaattaattaggtACATGAAGAAGTTAAACACAATTAAGGGCACTCTAGATGTTaaaatttattacatatattaaaagAGAATACATTGAGGGCACTCTAGACGTTTGGCCTCAATGTTTGACGGCtgacttttctttttcactatttGGGGCATGGTGGATCAATAGGAGAAAAGAAAGGCTATAGGAAAAGGgcaagaaagaaaaggaaagagagAGAAGAGGAGAGGAAAGAGAAAATAAACGTTTtttatttacacatttttatatattaattatgtattatatatttaagatattaatattagtttttattttatgtcaTTATGTATctcaatttatattatattatactaatttttatcattaaattacaaaaaatatttaaataatatatctaaagaaaaattattttatcattttatttttaattatatatttaaattgttgttcCACGTATTTGACTTGCAAATTAATTTAGAATTAACaaaagatcaattaaaaaatgttcaaaaaagAAAATCGTAAAAACCTCATGTGATGACATGATGGTTAAGGGTGTTTATTGTCTCAGGCGTGGTATGGATTTGAGTCATGCTAGTCATGTTTGTTTGTTTGagtttttactttattattataattcaccaaaaaaatttataaacaatttattttatgttaaaattatatatttaaaaggttaaatttgtaaacttattaatataGGGTTTATACTTTGTACTTGATTTacttacaattttttttgtttatttttatgtaatatatttaAAGTGTTGATTAGAATGTTAAGTATTTACCTCCagcaaagaaaaataattttttataatatacttaTAATGATTGGTTTAGGTAATTTAAAATCTTTATTTagcactaaataaataataaatttattttcataattcacaaaattttaagtaaatgtaatttattttaattattaattaaataaatttattaaaaaatgggaaaATCTCCGGCGTAGTGAGGAGATGATGCtagtatatttaaaaatatataaacagaagtaaaatgattaaaacgtaaaacaaacaaacaaacgaAAAGAAAAGTTAATAGAAGAAATTCAAGCCTCACTCCTTAGGCGAAAATCAAGGGATGAATGGGTTGTGCATCCAAagggaaattttaatgcttttgaaatcaaataaaatttatttgttcTAGCGCACCGATGGTGCAGCAAAATCCGAAGATACTAGTCAAACCAACCAGCCGACCTGTAATTTGCAATTCcataaaaaagaagaaacaatggAAAAAAAACCCCCTACACACACCTAACCCAATATGCAAAAATGTGAAGAATTGGAACTCAATGTAACGTAATCATCAGATGTTTGAATGTGTTACCATAGACTTCCACGAAGCATCCTAACTTATTCCACACCTTCAATTCTTAGCAAATTTAAGTCTCAAGCACCAATACCAAGTTTGATTGGCGATTCTTCAATCAAATTTGACACAAGTTCATTTGTAAATGATGAAAACTCTGGTGGATAAAATCATCCGCTCGGTGGAGGTTTTTGCCCAAAGTGAAGCTGATTTCTATTTAATAATTACAGTGAAAGCTAATTAAAATTGTGGTTATGATAAATTAGTATTATAACACTGGGATTGGGAATTACAATTTGAATCTCaacaaaaactattttttaaataatcatattatggaagaaagctaaattaaaatttaaaaaaaattctaaaatgagTATTTATTAGTTGAAAAATTATTTGGTATACTTTGCAGAGTTTATTACATTCCACGAGTAAATTGAGGATTTGACATTTATATTATagactttaaaataaattttaaaaaattaaatatataaataattgtgacatttattatgaaaatttcatagacaatatatattaaataattactcttattaatttaaataaaagtaataGAATAGTTTATGGATAGTTTTTTCTTAAAGCTAATAACATACTTATCTTAGATTGcattatatatgtaatttattatatatatattaattgctGTGACATTAATTTAGTTAAGAAATTAAATATAGTTTGGATAATAATGAAACCAATTGtagatataaaattttttaacaattacAATATTTGATATTTGGCTTTATACATGTTTAAGTGGGTTAGGTGATAACGACTAGTCATTAATCAACATTGAGATGAGAATAAGATGGGAGTACAAATACAAGAACAATGGATGGTTTTGATTCACAGACTGCGGTGTACCAAGCAATGTAGTTGCAGATGTTGAAGCATCAAGCTATACACCTGTAAGACATATTTGGTTTATTTCAATAGCAAAACAACATTAAATTATTCAAGCAAGAAAAGACTTTATGAGTTACAGAAGAGAACTCCAACAAAGTTTGTCAATTCCCATTTGATAGATTATGATCGGCATAAAAAAATCATCACCAATATTAGTTGAGGTCGCTTTGTTGATAATTGAAGATAATCAAAGCTTATCTTGTTGATAACTAAAACAGTTAAAATCAATAAGAAAACATGATAATTATTTCATTCATCTCTTgtttattatcaaaattatgaGGCCTATAAATGATTAATACGCTGATAGGATAGAGTAAAAAAAAGTGCACAATTCAATTCGTAATTAAAGGAACTTGTTGAATGATTTGTTTATTCCACCTTTGAGTGGCTATAGTAAACGTAAAAGGGTTAGAGTTTAGATATTGTAATTGAAGAGTATAACGAACTTATTTTTGAGCAAATTTTGCTGTTGTAAATATAAGTTAAATCCGGATTATATTAACAACTTTTAGTACTTTATGTTTATTAGGCGATTTCCAATAAATGTGTCCACATCACTGTACCATAACTCACTATtatcatttttgaattttcaagtAATCTTATTAAGAATTGCCAATAATATTTAagcaaaaaaattaagaatattaaaagATAAATGCTGGATTCTTTGAAGTACTATACTCTTAGACATTATCAAATGCAATTGATAATATGGTGATATTAAGaaacattataataaaaaataaaggtttGAAAGCAATTGAAACGCtcatgaaaatttgaaaataaaaaggaaaattccTCAATTTGCAATGTGAATTTGCCGAAGAAGTCAAAGAACAGCCAAAAAGCATTagacataaaaggaaaaaatccaaaattattgTACGAGCCTAGCGGCTACCACCGATTTAGGGAATGGCTTGGTTGGTGGATGGGCTGGGGCTCGGGTTTCACGGACGCACTGTCCCACCCGAGCCCCCGTCGGCTATAAATATGTCAAAATTGGGTTAGGTGATAACCATAAGGTACATTTTCTTTTGTAgtggaagaaaaaaaagagaaaaaattatgGAGACAAAGTCATTGGCAATGGTGGTGGTGATAACTGTTTCAGTCATGTGGGGCGTTGAAATGGCCACTGCAGAACTCAGTGCCGCTCAGTGCAAGCAAGAAAGGAACCTCGCCATTACCGCTTGCAAGCCGGTGGTTTACGGTAAGCTTCCGTCCCCGGAATGCTGCCAGCGAGTAAGGGTTACCCATCTGGAATGCGTTTGCCCCATCATCACGCCCAAGATCGCCGCCCTTATTGACGTCAACCGTGCCATCCGCCTCATTCAAGGCTGCGGTCGAAGTGTTCCTCGCCACTACAAATGTGGAAGTAAGCTACCTCtttcaatatatcaaatttaattacataaaatccttttttttttaacgCTTCGTCGACTAaatttcttgttttatttttgtttggtaGGTATCACAACTCCATGAAATTGGCATACCTTCTGCTATACTACTGTTTACTTATGCTTGGAGGTGGAATCAGCttctgaaattaaaataattaaacaaataatattgtGTTTTGAGCTATGTATAATCACTTGCTTGCATATTGGAGAGAAATATGTAAGCAATATGATATAATATGCATTACtctgaatattatatatatatgaatgagttcaTATAATTTCTGTTTCCGCCATCACATAAATCACATTTAGATATTGAacaacccccccccccccccaacccCTACAAAGCGTAGATGTGATTGATtttcttgcactaaaacaatggaaaataattaatataatgtgattattataatttttgaCAGAAATGTGGGAAAAGATTTGTATTTTGACGTAATTTTAAGTTAGCTCATTGAACCAAGTCGAAAGGAATTTAAGATTATTGcttataaaaaatgataaattaattataaatcttaacgattaaattaatatttttttactaataattttttatcattccTTCCAAAATTGTCTTCGGACGTGATCATTACTTTTTAAAATGAAATCCTTTCCAAAGGGAACATATGAAAACCAAAGTCAAAAGAAAATCCTGTTTCTTCTTCTGGTTCACTAATTAAAGCCACTTTAACTGGAAATCGACTTGCATTTGTCCCAAACTGGGAAACTCGTTCACCAACATCTTTCATTATAATCATTCAAGTTTAAAGTGGTAAACctttgatttaaaattaatttggtacTGGTTGAAAAAGtcttttaacattaaaaaaaaaagcaattagaAGCATAAACTGCAAGACCCAATCCCTCAAAGGTGACATAGCGAAGACCCAAGTCAAGGCCAAGAAAGAAACAAGTTTTCGTTAGTGGTTTAATAAAGCCACTTTAATTGGAAGTCGACTTGATTTTGATTCATTGGTGATTTGTTATCTTTCCACTGTTTTATGCTTTCAGAGATGTCAGGTCAGCTACTTCTATAAAGTAAAAGTAATTTGAGCAATTAATGTATGAACAGCTAACTGCAAATTGAACCAACAAATCCATGATATGAATAATAGGATACGGTCTTGTGGTTTGAAGAACAGATTTCTTGAAACTGAAAACTCCCGTTGTGTTCAGTGTTTATACAATTCACCTAGAATTTTAGAGAATGCTATCAACTTAGAGTTGTGTATGAGTTGTGTTGggtcttaataaaattttaggtctAATTGTTAGGTTCGGTTTGAAAAATAGACTTAAATTTTTGTTCaaacttgtattaatttttttaatttttttatataaaaatttaaaatatataataaactaaatacactaaaaatattaaaataaatgtattccgataaaattgaaaataaatttaaaaaagtcatcatatttaaataacactaaaatagtgATCTCaaaaaaataacactaaaataataagtggaacttaacaaacaaatgcctctaaaatagtagcaaaattaataataaaacaagtattatataatatccaaacattaacaactaaatagtaacaatataatagtgaaatggttgCAAAACAATTGTAAAACATGCAAAAACAGcagaatttttttatagaaaattcgAGCCAGGTCGAGCCTGGgacaaaaaaaaaccttattcGAGGGCAGACTTGTTTTTTGAACAGACCTTATTTTTTGCTAaagctcattttttttatttaaattcatacatttttttAACGAGCTTTTGGACCGGCCGAATGGCACAACCCATAAACAATTCTATCCTAAACCCACTTAATTTGTTGTGGCACAACAACGCTTGTCTTAGGATATCTCCTTATTAATTTTTCAGTAGCTAAAATGACATTTTCCAATCCCTAGACTCGAGTTTGGGCAAAGTACCTGCACTAACCAAAAACAACAACAGAGAGCAAGATGAGTAAATATGTAAAGACATTGAATAAGTTTTGCTCTATATTCGTGTTTATACCTCAAATGAAGTGTCTGCATAGAAATCAAGTTGGTTTTAGCTTTTTCTATTCGGCCCCCTTTTTCCCATTCTCCGGATATCCCCCTTGGAGCAGGAGAAGAATGTCATTAAATATTATTGGAAGTATCCCACGCCATATAATGATCATGACTTCAAAGTCTGCACCTCAAATTACTGATTTCATAGATTTTGAAGTTTACCGTAGAATTAACATGCAATTTGCTAAATAATTTCACACCAAagctattttcataattattttttttatttgatatagatggaaaaaaaaaaccttcagaAAAGGTGGACATCGATCAAAAGAAGATGTACATAAAGCAAACTGAAATCAATAAAACAAACTGACAAGTGACAATAGTTGAGGTCACTGCTGGTTCCAGTCGTTTTTTGATGAACAACCTTGTGAAGGATATCCTCCTAATTCCTAAATAACCTATAAAATTCAAATAGATTCTCGCAACATCCAAACATAAATATATTGTTAGCTTAGccaaatgtatatattttaaagtaaattattatcgtgtttttattttaatcatcaaattataaaattttttaattttattactaatattttttattagttcTGTTTTAATAACTCGATATTAAATTATTAACGAAAATGATAATGTAATTTACAAGCTCATTCTCATGGAATCCTTTACCCAAGCCAGAAACATAGAAGACCGTAAGAACTCAAGTTATGCTTTTGACATAATTTCCCACAGCTAGAAGCACTTCCATACTGACCCAGGCCAACATTAGTTTTTATGTAGTAGTCGCAAAATAATCAGCAAACAGAAAAGGTGGTAGATGCATGCAATGCATTTGAGTGGGAAAagacatgcatgcatacatacatatatacatgggCTTGTCTGTCAATTATAGCAGGTGATAAAATTAATAGTACATCTCGTTTGTTCTTCCGTGGTTCTTGCCCGGAGAATGGAGATACTTGTTGGGATGTGGATGACGGTGGGTAGATATGAATAGTTGGATGGCAAAACTTGAACCATTTGATGGATTTTGAATTTATTGAATggattggattttttttttaaaaagtaaatatgaGATGGAGTAAGTGGATTTTTTTTCGGATAGTAAGTATGAAACAGTTATGGTGATTGGTCGTCTCGTCCTGACTcactcaattatatatattttatatttaaatattcttttgaagaaatatatttaaatatttagttaatttttaaaagattgaaaaaaataaaatataaatggtaaaaattaaattaaaatgatgtGGGGCGAGACGAGAATGGATGCATCCAACATGCATGGAGGTGGTAGTAATTTTCAAGATTACATATCTATAGTGGAGTGGAGCAAGTGGTGGAATAGAACATGTCAATTGTGAAGTAGTAGTGAAATTAGCAATATCTGTCTCACCCCGCTCAATTTCCATCTCTCAAACCACAAAATTCCCGCACCTGCAAACCACCTGAGAATGAGGTGTGGCTTGAACAGGTCCTGGATCCATCGAGgctaggggtgagtattcgatcaaGTTGAGtcgaattgaataaaaaaatttcgagttagtcaagttgacaaatcctattttagcaaccaaactcaatttgaatttttttcgaattaaattaaaTCGAATTGAGCCGAATTGAGTTGAGTTaatgaatcctattatttatactcaatattgTTGCGTTTATATGgatcgattatttaactagtagatgaagtacaagattatttaactacataaacaatataatggttttgccttttaacttaatgagtaaacatttatcaaaatggcataattttaccttttaactcgaattgtgtaattcatattcgagttaaattgaaaaacttaatttttttattcgagttgatctgaataacttgatcaactcaaataactcgaattatttgattcaaaatttaaaatttttatcgaattttttgaatcaaatcGGATTTTACTCATCCTTATTCAAGGCTACCACTGTACCACAATCTACATTTGAACAACAAAGGCAGTGGACCAAGTTTTATCTTTCAAGGACATTATGGGGAGCCCCTTTCTGTTAGGAAAAAGTTAAAGCCAATCGAATGGCACCAACATGAACATGAGTGTAGTAGCCAGCCGTGTGGTGGAATCTGGGTCGGGATATTGAGATTGATCTAACGTCTCCTGTTCACCAGACAACTCCCTGTGACTCGGATAGATTCATTAGGTTTGCTTTTTGGAGGATTAAGGAGTGTTTATTCACAGATTTGGAGGCTGTTGATTTTTTCAGAGGTATGGAGAAGAAAGTTTTTAAACTATAAGAAGGACAAGAGGTTTCTGTGTTCTGCAGTGCCAAAAGTTTTCATAATCTCTCCTCAAAATAGCTTAATCCCAGCTACACGCCCTTAGTTTTTAACAGACGCTTTGACACATACAttaaacacaaacaaaaatagAACTCTTTAAGGACTATCGCGTCGACGCAAAACAAAGATCCTTTATGGCCTCAGGTAACCTTTTTTGTAATAcaatttagttttaataaaatagaaaagcaGTGCACCACCCAAGGATCCGTGGCGCAATGGTAGCGCGTCTGACTCCAGATCAGAAGGTTGCGTGTTCGATTCACGTCGGGTTCAAACCCCGGTCCTATTTGGaattcctttttgttttatttttattcttttcactATCAAACTGGAACAGAAACTCTTTTCTGTTCAGTGTTCAAACTTCGTAGGCTAAACTATTCAATTTAAGAGGATGCAATGCAACCAACTTGGTCTTTTTTCATGGCTCTAAACCCAGTTATCTTGTTCCAGCACAACAACTCCTCTCTTTGAATATCTGATATCCTTCATCAATTTGTCAATAGCTAACATGACATTTACCTATGTCCCAGACTCAGATTTGGGCAAAGTCCCTGCACTAATCAAACACAACAACAGAACAGGTGAGTGAGTATATATGTAAATGATGGCACACAAAATACCATACCAAGTACCAACCCATAGCCATAGGGTCTTGGACAACACAAACAATCCAGTAACAAATGCTAGTACCACAAAACGAAGACGTTTCACTTTATCTGCTTCAACAGAACTGAAACTCATTTGAATGATGTTTTTAAAGCCCAAATTAAGTTAAACTTTTAATCCACTAAAAAAGCCCAAAAGATTCAGACCACTTCCGACATCCGACCAAGCAAGTGGCCAACACCTTTCGTTTTCACGGCAGCAGCGCAACCACCATCAGTTCAACGCGATCCCCTCCCCCACTTTGACAGAGAAAGTGGGCTCAGTCTCAGCCTCAGCACCTCGATTAGTTGACTTCAACTGCTTCATGTGCGTGTTTAGTGCCGGACTCTTGCATTTCCCacacttaagaaaaaaaaaaaggacctTACGTGTTTCGCTGTCGCTTGACACACTCCACCCCACACCATCCCCCTCCCGCACGATAGCCGCCTCTCACTCATCAGGCAACCCCATTTACCCAACCAACCGCCTCTTTAATCGCTTTCATATTACCCCCCCTTTTTTTGCTTCTGTTTAATCCATCCTGAAACAAATGCTCCCTTCTTTTTTCCTTACCCTACACCCACCACCACCGCCTTCTTTCTCCTTATGTCGACTACAACTTCTCCTCCTCTTCCCCAACCCTCCTCCGCCACTGCTGCACGACGGGTTCCTCCCCCGTGCTGGACTAAAGACGAAACCCTGGCGTTGATCGACGCTTATAAGGACAAATGGTTTGCTCTTAGACGCGGGAACCTGAAAGCATCGGATTGGGACGCCGTGTCGGACGTGGTATCCTCCGCTTCTGATCCTGGAACCGTGAAATCATCCGTTCAGTGCCGGCATAAGATCGAGAAGCTGAGGAAGCGTTACCGTGCCGAGAAGCAACGGAGCCTTAAAAATTCGGGCAAGT
It encodes the following:
- the LOC121211121 gene encoding uncharacterized protein; this translates as METKSLAMVVVITVSVMWGVEMATAELSAAQCKQERNLAITACKPVVYGKLPSPECCQRVRVTHLECVCPIITPKIAALIDVNRAIRLIQGCGRSVPRHYKCGSITTP